A window of Corallococcus macrosporus DSM 14697 contains these coding sequences:
- a CDS encoding biotin--[acetyl-CoA-carboxylase] ligase produces MPVQVNEQSQEALILSFLSESGSDYTSGEALSSKLGLSRTAVWKHVESLRAKGYRIEAVPARGYRLVEVPDRLTSLEIGPLLDTHDLGRTVHHHESLPSTNERAFRLAQDGAGHGEVVVAEQQTAGKGRRGRTWVSPSGLNLYFSAILRPELPPQRAPELTLVAAVALAEALRDAGADAAIKWPNDVHIDGRKVAGILTELSAEPERVHFVVVGVGVNLNALAEHFPEELRATATSLALALGHPVKRAPFTAALWTRLEEWLDLYLETGFDAVRARWKALSSTLGQDVLVRTDRQALRGHAEDIDPSGALLVRTEGGSLERVLAGDVEQLRPRR; encoded by the coding sequence GTGCCCGTCCAGGTGAACGAACAGTCCCAGGAAGCGCTCATCCTGAGCTTCCTCTCCGAGAGCGGGAGTGACTACACGTCCGGCGAGGCGCTCTCCAGCAAGCTGGGCCTGTCCCGCACGGCGGTGTGGAAGCACGTGGAGTCCCTCCGCGCCAAGGGCTACCGCATCGAGGCGGTGCCCGCGCGGGGCTACCGGCTGGTGGAGGTCCCCGACCGGCTGACCTCGCTCGAAATCGGCCCGCTGCTGGACACCCACGACCTGGGCCGCACCGTCCACCACCATGAGTCGCTGCCGTCCACCAACGAGAGGGCCTTCCGGCTGGCCCAGGATGGCGCCGGGCACGGCGAGGTGGTGGTGGCCGAGCAGCAGACCGCGGGCAAGGGGCGCCGGGGCCGCACCTGGGTCTCCCCGTCCGGGCTCAACCTGTACTTCTCCGCCATCCTCCGTCCGGAGCTGCCGCCCCAGCGCGCGCCGGAGCTGACCCTGGTGGCCGCCGTGGCGCTGGCGGAGGCGCTGCGCGACGCGGGCGCGGACGCCGCCATCAAGTGGCCCAACGACGTCCACATCGACGGGCGCAAGGTGGCCGGCATCCTCACCGAGCTGTCCGCCGAACCGGAGCGCGTCCACTTCGTCGTGGTGGGCGTGGGGGTCAACCTCAACGCCCTGGCCGAGCACTTCCCGGAGGAGCTGCGCGCCACCGCCACGTCGCTGGCCCTGGCGCTGGGGCATCCCGTGAAGCGGGCGCCGTTCACCGCCGCCCTCTGGACGCGGCTGGAGGAGTGGCTGGACCTGTACCTGGAGACGGGCTTCGACGCGGTGCGTGCCCGCTGGAAGGCCCTGTCGTCCACGCTGGGGCAGGACGTGCTGGTGCGCACGGACCGGCAGGCGCTGCGGGGGCACGCCGAGGACATCGACCCCTCCGGGGCGCTCCTGGTCCGGACGGAAGGGGGCTCGCTCGAGCGCGTGTTGGCGGGTGACGTGGAGCAGCTCCGCCCGCGGCGGTAG
- a CDS encoding HEAT repeat domain-containing protein encodes MKPVLLLASCVVLLGACRWRAPRYPVAPVELTGVTLQDNALLGLAPEGVATLFTVALKDSGRFEQKGEDAPREERPWRLTLDVPFTREVLKDGDPRSFAEVGANLVLERFGGRLPQRYELVGLGEAPVEEDSPAGRQKAMRTALANVLRQVTESAIMQLTALDRTDDELVLDLKATDARVREFSLRTLAERQHPAAAPLLIDRLKEATDAETVRRTMGALVEMKARVAVPVLIDLARGRDLGFVQEIVFAVGEIGGPEAEAYLYTMAQGHDAPAVQAAAQQALDTLYASRKHSPAEARGPGRAD; translated from the coding sequence ATGAAGCCGGTCCTGCTGCTCGCCTCCTGCGTCGTCCTGCTTGGTGCCTGCCGCTGGCGGGCGCCGCGCTACCCGGTGGCGCCGGTGGAGCTGACCGGGGTCACGCTACAGGACAACGCCCTGCTGGGACTCGCTCCCGAGGGCGTCGCCACGCTCTTCACCGTGGCGCTGAAGGACTCCGGCCGCTTCGAGCAGAAGGGCGAGGACGCGCCTCGCGAGGAGCGGCCCTGGCGGCTGACGCTGGACGTGCCCTTCACCCGGGAGGTGCTGAAGGACGGCGACCCCCGCAGCTTCGCCGAGGTCGGCGCCAACCTGGTCCTGGAGCGGTTCGGCGGGCGCCTGCCCCAGCGTTATGAGCTGGTGGGACTCGGAGAAGCCCCCGTCGAGGAGGACTCGCCCGCGGGACGGCAGAAGGCGATGCGCACCGCGCTGGCCAACGTCCTGCGCCAGGTCACCGAGTCGGCCATCATGCAACTGACCGCCCTGGACCGCACCGACGACGAGCTGGTGCTCGACCTCAAGGCGACGGACGCCCGCGTCCGGGAGTTCAGCCTCCGCACGCTGGCGGAGCGGCAGCACCCGGCGGCCGCGCCGCTGCTCATCGACCGCCTCAAGGAGGCCACCGACGCGGAGACGGTGCGCCGGACGATGGGCGCGCTCGTGGAGATGAAGGCGCGGGTCGCGGTGCCGGTGCTCATCGACCTGGCGCGGGGCCGTGACCTGGGCTTCGTGCAGGAGATTGTCTTCGCGGTGGGCGAAATCGGCGGCCCCGAAGCGGAGGCCTACCTCTACACGATGGCGCAGGGGCATGATGCGCCCGCCGTCCAGGCCGCCGCGCAGCAGGCGCTGGACACACTCTATGCATCACGGAAGCACTCACCCGCGGAGGCGCGTGGCCCAGGCCGCGCGGACTGA